CGCTTGATATGGATAAACAGTGTCTTGTTAGCGAGCGACGTGATGGCTCCGGATGGCTGTGGAAATGGCGAAGACCTTTAAAGTATTCTAGAGAATGTGACCAGGTTAATCAACTTATTAGTAGACTTCCAAGTGGGATTGTTAGTGAGGAACGGGATAAGTGGCTTTGGAATTCACATGGCAAGAATAAATTCTTTGTTGCCCAAGTTCGTAAATCGATCGATCATCATTGCCTCCCGATTGATGTTAATATGAAAACTAATTGGAACTCCTTAGTCCCAAAGAAAGTCAACATTTTTATCTGGAGAATGAGACGAAACTGCATCCCCACGAATGTGAACCTTTTTGCTAGAGGTGTTGACGTGAATACCTTAGATGCCAACACTACCCTTTGGTAGTcgattgtagttttttttttgccgtagttttttttttttgagaatatgtgagagttttttttctaggttgtatatatagataaataatttttgaaagaCTTTTAAGGACAAAaagagtttttaattaataataaggttgatcatttattaaattaaataaaatatttaaaatttaaaggaTTAATAAGCAGAGGGGATTAGGCTCAAAGAGGGGGATTaaggtgtcaagtgtaccctcaacctactcttttagttatattatagattatccATAAAATTTCTATATCCGTATCTTGtccaaaaaattttatatttattaagtcGACACCAgagattattttttaaaaaacttttgatatgtttaataaatttaatagtccaataaaatttacct
The Erigeron canadensis isolate Cc75 chromosome 2, C_canadensis_v1, whole genome shotgun sequence DNA segment above includes these coding regions:
- the LOC122588243 gene encoding uncharacterized protein LOC122588243, which encodes MNLFPRLVALDMDKQCLVSERRDGSGWLWKWRRPLKYSRECDQVNQLISRLPSGIVSEERDKWLWNSHGKNKFFVAQVRKSIDHHCLPIDVNMKTNWNSLVPKKVNIFIWRMRRNCIPTNVNLFARGVDVNTLDANTTLW